One genomic window of Syngnathus acus chromosome 11, fSynAcu1.2, whole genome shotgun sequence includes the following:
- the samd12 gene encoding sterile alpha motif domain-containing protein 12 isoform X1, producing the protein MLGRSHHLIGGILWIQNPMRAVHCNLSQNGIDHQMYPEDVESQLDEEEESVDGPTVLLDDDSPSYHDISPSIFQRRLPPHRSVSESELTRPGYVKLSKPVALWTQQDVCKWLKKHCPNQHQIYSDSFKQHDITGRALMRLTDRKLERMGIIQEAERQNILQQVLQLRVREEVRTLQLLTQGSLECAPLSP; encoded by the exons ATGCTCGGCAGGTCTCATCACCTTATTGGAGGTATCTTATGGATCCAGAATCCCATGAGAG CTGTTCACTGCAACTTGAGCCAGAATGGCATCGACCACCAGATGTACCCAGAAGACGTTGAATCGCAgctggatgaggaggaggaatcgGTCGACGGCCCAACGGTGCTGCTGGATGACGACAGCCCGAGCTACCATGACATAAGCCCTTCCATCTTTCAGCGCCGGTTGCCACCACATCGCTCAGTATCCGAGTCTGAGCTCACACGG CCCGGTTATGTGAAACTATCCAAACCAGTGGCCCTGTGGACCCAACAGGACGTTTGCAAATGGCTGAAGAAACACTGTCCCAATCAACATCAGATCTATAGTGACTCCTTCAAACAACACGATATCACAG GGCGGGCTCTGATGAGATTGACAGATCGAAAGCTGGAGAGAATGGGCATCATCCAGGAAGCAGAAAGGCAAAATATCCTGCAGCAGGTCCTGCAACTCCGCGTCCGGGAGGAAGTTAGGACCCTTCAACTTCTAACACAAg
- the LOC119130814 gene encoding zymogen granule membrane protein 16-like yields MIFLLFIALLSKIALADDWHEAQFYSFSPQVGSGQGVSYVITGIGRITGVRVWEASNSVIYGFQFRYGHTWTDVAGRELGQKQEIELFDDEAIVAISGKYAHNIQSVVFTTNLGRSLFAGRPIGHSFNMYPENEKAELRFISGRFQGAITSMGAHWALVTEPYGTNTHTNATHV; encoded by the exons ATGATTTTTCTGCTCTTTATTGCACTTCTCTCCAAAATTGCTTTGGCTGACG actGGCATGAGGCTCAGTTCTATTCGTTCTCACCACAAGTTGGCTCAGGACAGGGCGTCTCATATGTCATTACCGGGATAGGACGGATTACGGGTGTCCGAGTGTGGGAGGCCTCCAACAGTGTCATTTATGG CTTCCAGTTTCGCTACGGCCACACCTGGACGGATGTGGCGGGTCGCGAGTTGGGCCAAAAGCAGGAGATAGAATTGTTTGACGACGAGGCCATTGTGGCCATCTCGGGAAAATATGCACACAACATTCAATCTGTGGTGTTCACCACCAATCTGGGCCGTTCGCTCTTCGCGGGCAGGCCAATAGGGCACTCGTTCAACATGTACCCGGAAAACGAGAAGGCCGAACTGCGCTTCATCAGCGGCCGGTTCCAAGGGGCCATCACCTCCATGGGGGCACACTGGGCGCTTGTTACAGAACCTTATGGAACAAATACGCACACAAATGCAACACACGTGTAA
- the LOC119130588 gene encoding zymogen granule membrane protein 16-like, with the protein MPNIVITAILVLCVFYNVQADQYAFSQPVGPGGGTSFTLGGDGPITAIKLWERYNSFITGIQFRYGSTWSALIGSETGMPKELELFKGETFIQVSGKYTNVIHSLVFITNKGRTLQAGQPVGNSFNMYAPTKDTELILISGQNRGNSFTFFGAHWGAPKYYV; encoded by the exons ATGCCAAACATTGTAATCACCGCCATACTTGttctttgtgtattttataATG TCCAGGCAGACCAGTACGCCTTTTCCCAGCCGGTAGGCCCTGGGGGAGGTACATCATTCACTCTCGGTGGAGATGGGCCCATCACAGCTATCAAGTTATGGGAGCGATACAACAGCTTTATCACCGG TATCCAGTTCCGCTATGGTAGCACTTGGTCAGCTCTAATTGGCTCTGAAACAGGAATGCCCAAGGAGCTGGAGTTGTTCAAGGGTGAAACCTTTATTCAGGTTTCTGGAAAGTACACCAATGTCATTCACTCGCTTGTGTTCATCACCAACAAGGGCCGAACGCTGCAAGCGGGACAGCCCGTTGGCAATTCCTTCAACATGTATGCCCCCACCAAGGACACTGAGCTGATCCTCATCAGCGGCCAAAACCGTGGAAACTCTTTTACATTCTTTGGGGCACATTGGGGCGCACCTAAATATTATGTATAG
- the abrab gene encoding actin binding Rho activating protein b isoform X1, with amino-acid sequence MMSNQQKDPASLWKASSKKNIKKLRAISTVCGLAKSWQQWISENEKKQAAEPSGWCPTQGDSAEESQKTWTDKKSISSQKTEDVLSHVVASKGLSDPPNLPEDRTQIENNSEVAMITSSMKMTLVKKNVTGGHQNRSVGVKLLTKRSEKGGSGEDAEKFLETKSSPTFHTKSSDVVLPLIPTEIQVENEQEPAKEDDLEQEQNLVTKEDSGPSEVEKETLNIDDEAPPISSREVCVCDEESTVKIKRPQIASFGKEAVDANKINALSKKYSPVGNLKSRWQNWASEHTENQKLNPFSENFDYEYSVSLRLQKGQDGYGRPKEGTKTAERAKRAEKHIHGEISDMCYVIRTMANPDQNGKTRVTFGKLFDRYVRISDKVVGILMRARKHGKVHFEGEMLWQGQDDGVIITLLV; translated from the exons ATGATGTCAAATCAACAAAAGGATCCAGCCTCTCTATGGAAAGCATCCagcaagaaaaacatcaaGAAGCTTCGAGCCATCAGCACGGTGTGTGGCCTGGCAAAAAGTTGGCAGCAGTGGATATCAGAGAATGAGAAGAAGCAGGCTGCAGAACCGAGTGGATGGTGTCCAACGCAGGGAGACTCGGCAGAGGAATCCCAAAAGACTTGGACGGATAAGAAATCCATCTCCAGTCAGAAGACGGAGGATGTTCTCTCTCATGTGGTTGCTTCCAAAGGATTATCTGACCCTCCAAATTTGCCTGAAGATAGAACCCAGATTGAAAACAATTCTGAGGTAGCGATGATTACCTCCTCGATGAAGATGACGCTGGTCAAGAAGAATGTTACCGGTGGGCATCAAAATAGAAGTGTAGGAGTTAAGTTACTGACAAAGAGAAGTGAGAAAGGAGGATCAGGTGAAGATGCAGAGAAGTTCCTAGAGACTAAAAGCTCTCCTACGTTCCACACAAAGTCTTCCGATGTGGTCTTACCACTCATCCCAACTGAGATTCAGGtggaaaatgagcaagaacCCGCAAAAGAAGACGATTTGGAACAAGAGCAGAATCTTGTTACTAAGGAGGATAGTGGACCTTCTGAGGTAGAAAAGGAAACACTAAACATAGACGATGAAGCACCACCGATTAGTTCAAGGGAAGTCTGTGTCTGTGACGAAGAGTCTACAGTGAAAATCAAACGTCCGCAAATCGCATC GTTCGGAAAGGAAGCTGTGGATGCCAATAAGATCAATGCTCTCTCCAAGAAATACAGTCCTGTTGGGAATCTCAAGAGTCGCTGGCAAAACTGGGCTTCGGAACACACTGAAAACCAGAAACTAAACCCCTTCAGTGAAAACTTTGACTACGAATACTCCGTGTCCCTCCGCCTCCAAAAAGGTCAAGACGGATACGGACGCCCTAAGGAGGGCACCAAAACAGCCGAGAGAGCCAAACGTGCTGAGAAACACATCCATGGAGAGATCTCAGATATGTGTTACGTGATCAGAACTATGGCTAATCCGGATCAAAACGGAAAGACACGGGTTACGTTTGGAAAACTGTTTGACAGATATGTTCGTATCTCTGATAAGGTGGTGGGGATTCTAATGAGAGCTCGAAAACACGGGAAGGTCCACTTTGAAGGGGAAATGTTGTGGCAAGGACAAGACGACGGAGTGATCATCACACTGTTAGTGTGA
- the LOC119130494 gene encoding zymogen granule membrane protein 16-like translates to MIFLIFIALLTGTTLAYDWHDPQYYSFSPQVGSGKGLSYAITGKGRITGVRVWEARNSFIYGFQFRYGHTWTDVAGRELGQKQEIELFDDEAIVAISGKYAHNIQSVVFTTNLGRSLFAGRPIGHSFNMYPENENAELRFISGRFQGAISSMGTHWALVTEPYGTNGKYLQ, encoded by the exons ATGATTTTTCTGATCTTTATTGCACTTCTCACCGGAACAACTTTGGCTTATG ACTGGCATGACCCTCAGTACTACTCGTTCTCGCCTCAAGTGGGCTCAGGAAAAGGCCTCTCATATGCCATCACCGGCAAGGGACGGATTACGGGTGTCCGAGTGTGGGAGGCCCGCAACAGCTTCATTTACGG CTTCCAGTTTCGCTACGGCCACACTTGGACGGATGTGGCGGGTCGCGAGTTGGGCCAAAAGCAGGAGATAGAATTGTTTGACGACGAGGCCATTGTGGCCATCTCGGGAAAATATGCACACAACATTCAGTCTGTGGTGTTCACCACCAATCTGGGCCGTTCGCTCTTTGCGGGCAGGCCAATAGGGCACTCGTTCAACATGTACCCGGAAAACGAGAACGCCGAATTACGCTTCATCAGCGGCCGGTTCCAAGGTGCCATCTCCTCCATGGGGACACACTGGGCGCTTGTTACAGAACCATATGgaacaaatggaaaatactTGCAATGA
- the samd12 gene encoding sterile alpha motif domain-containing protein 12 isoform X2, with protein sequence MAVEAVHCNLSQNGIDHQMYPEDVESQLDEEEESVDGPTVLLDDDSPSYHDISPSIFQRRLPPHRSVSESELTRPGYVKLSKPVALWTQQDVCKWLKKHCPNQHQIYSDSFKQHDITGRALMRLTDRKLERMGIIQEAERQNILQQVLQLRVREEVRTLQLLTQGSLECAPLSP encoded by the exons ATGGCCGTCGAAG CTGTTCACTGCAACTTGAGCCAGAATGGCATCGACCACCAGATGTACCCAGAAGACGTTGAATCGCAgctggatgaggaggaggaatcgGTCGACGGCCCAACGGTGCTGCTGGATGACGACAGCCCGAGCTACCATGACATAAGCCCTTCCATCTTTCAGCGCCGGTTGCCACCACATCGCTCAGTATCCGAGTCTGAGCTCACACGG CCCGGTTATGTGAAACTATCCAAACCAGTGGCCCTGTGGACCCAACAGGACGTTTGCAAATGGCTGAAGAAACACTGTCCCAATCAACATCAGATCTATAGTGACTCCTTCAAACAACACGATATCACAG GGCGGGCTCTGATGAGATTGACAGATCGAAAGCTGGAGAGAATGGGCATCATCCAGGAAGCAGAAAGGCAAAATATCCTGCAGCAGGTCCTGCAACTCCGCGTCCGGGAGGAAGTTAGGACCCTTCAACTTCTAACACAAg
- the abrab gene encoding actin binding Rho activating protein b isoform X2 codes for MMSNQQKDPASLWKASSKKNIKKLRAISTVCGLAKSWQQWISENEKKQAAEPSGWCPTQGDSAEESQKTWTDKKSISSQKTEDVLSHVVASKGLSDPPNLPEDRTQIENNSEVAMITSSMKMTLVKKNVTGGHQNRSVGVKLLTKRSEKGGSGEDAEKFLETKSSPTFHTKSSDVVLPLIPTEIQVENEQEPAKEDDLEQEQNLVTKEDSGPSEVEKETLNIDDEAPPISSREVCVCDEESTVKIKRPQIASKEAVDANKINALSKKYSPVGNLKSRWQNWASEHTENQKLNPFSENFDYEYSVSLRLQKGQDGYGRPKEGTKTAERAKRAEKHIHGEISDMCYVIRTMANPDQNGKTRVTFGKLFDRYVRISDKVVGILMRARKHGKVHFEGEMLWQGQDDGVIITLLV; via the exons ATGATGTCAAATCAACAAAAGGATCCAGCCTCTCTATGGAAAGCATCCagcaagaaaaacatcaaGAAGCTTCGAGCCATCAGCACGGTGTGTGGCCTGGCAAAAAGTTGGCAGCAGTGGATATCAGAGAATGAGAAGAAGCAGGCTGCAGAACCGAGTGGATGGTGTCCAACGCAGGGAGACTCGGCAGAGGAATCCCAAAAGACTTGGACGGATAAGAAATCCATCTCCAGTCAGAAGACGGAGGATGTTCTCTCTCATGTGGTTGCTTCCAAAGGATTATCTGACCCTCCAAATTTGCCTGAAGATAGAACCCAGATTGAAAACAATTCTGAGGTAGCGATGATTACCTCCTCGATGAAGATGACGCTGGTCAAGAAGAATGTTACCGGTGGGCATCAAAATAGAAGTGTAGGAGTTAAGTTACTGACAAAGAGAAGTGAGAAAGGAGGATCAGGTGAAGATGCAGAGAAGTTCCTAGAGACTAAAAGCTCTCCTACGTTCCACACAAAGTCTTCCGATGTGGTCTTACCACTCATCCCAACTGAGATTCAGGtggaaaatgagcaagaacCCGCAAAAGAAGACGATTTGGAACAAGAGCAGAATCTTGTTACTAAGGAGGATAGTGGACCTTCTGAGGTAGAAAAGGAAACACTAAACATAGACGATGAAGCACCACCGATTAGTTCAAGGGAAGTCTGTGTCTGTGACGAAGAGTCTACAGTGAAAATCAAACGTCCGCAAATCGCATC AAAGGAAGCTGTGGATGCCAATAAGATCAATGCTCTCTCCAAGAAATACAGTCCTGTTGGGAATCTCAAGAGTCGCTGGCAAAACTGGGCTTCGGAACACACTGAAAACCAGAAACTAAACCCCTTCAGTGAAAACTTTGACTACGAATACTCCGTGTCCCTCCGCCTCCAAAAAGGTCAAGACGGATACGGACGCCCTAAGGAGGGCACCAAAACAGCCGAGAGAGCCAAACGTGCTGAGAAACACATCCATGGAGAGATCTCAGATATGTGTTACGTGATCAGAACTATGGCTAATCCGGATCAAAACGGAAAGACACGGGTTACGTTTGGAAAACTGTTTGACAGATATGTTCGTATCTCTGATAAGGTGGTGGGGATTCTAATGAGAGCTCGAAAACACGGGAAGGTCCACTTTGAAGGGGAAATGTTGTGGCAAGGACAAGACGACGGAGTGATCATCACACTGTTAGTGTGA
- the LOC119130495 gene encoding zymogen granule membrane protein 16-like, with amino-acid sequence MIFLVFIALLSGTALADVWHDAQSYSFSQQVGTGNGLSYAITGTGRITGVRVWEANNNFIYGFQLRYGYTWTDVTGLKLGQKQEIILFDDEAIVAIWGKYAFYIQSVVFTTNLGRSLFAGRPVGHSFNMYPADENGELRFISGRFQGAITSMGAHWAIVTDPYRRNGKYLQ; translated from the exons ATGATTTTTCTGGTCTTTATTGCACTTCTCTCCGGAACTGCTTTGGCTGACG TCTGGCATGACGCTCAGTCCTACTCGTTCTCGCAACAAGTTGGCACAGGAAACGGCCTCTCGTATGCCATCACCGGAACCGGACGGATTACAGGTGTCCGAGTATGGGAGGCCAACAATAATTTCATTTACGG CTTCCAACTTCGCTACGGCTACACCTGGACCGATGTGACGGGCCTCAAGTTGGGACAAAAACAAGAGATAATATTATTTGACGACGAGGCCATTGTGGCCATCTGGGGAAAATATGCATTCTACATTCAGTCTGTGGTGTTCACCACCAACCTGGGTCGTTCGCTCTTCGCGGGCAGGCCGGTAGGGCACTCGTTCAACATGTACCCGGCAGACGAGAACGGCGAACTGCGCTTCATCAGCGGTCGGTTCCAAGGGGCCATCACCTCCATGGGGGCACACTGGGCCATTGTTACGGATCCGTATAGAAGGAATGGAAAATACTTGCAATGA